TCATAAGAGATTATCCTCGTGATGTGGTCCTAATAAGATCCTTAGCAAAGATAACATTATGATTAGGCTTGAGGGGAGGTTAGATTAAAATCTCCAAACCCATGTGCCTTGTATCTGTCTTACCTACTTAGTGATCTTCTCTACTAATACAAATCTCCACTTATAAGGtttattaattacaaaatcCCTAATTTTGTAGTTTATAAATACCCACAAATGGGACGTGATAAATAATCATTCAATTACGTGATCATTAGCTAGAGTGATGGTCGAATTATTTATCACAAGCCtaattatgcaaaaaaaaatgattaaattagATTATTTTGTGCATTATCACAAGCCAATTTATCAATGTTTAAATCTTGTAAATATGTACACATGAAAACAGTAGCTACAAATCCAATATACATATAAACACCACTAGCTAGCAATCAGATATTATAAACAATTATGAAAATGGATAAACCAATGttgttttggattttaattggaTATGACATAAAAAGTTTCAAAGAAAAACATCTAAATATTAATCCATATCATTAGGTAAAGTAATTTATTCACTTCAAGGACAAGTTTAGAAATTTTGTAAACACGGAGTaactaataaatttatatttaattatatgggAACCTATTcgaattaattaaatgatagaTTTGAACTCCAAGCTTTTTAGTACATTAATTTAgtgaatttatttgtttatagaAGGTGATTAAGAAATCAATGCCTAAAATATGTCCTCGAATATATCTGGGAAAATTGACAAATGAATCAAAGATagtcaaattttgatttgttccatatttttcaaaatctgaaaaataaaTCACAATGTTTGGTATTCTCGCATAATGGATGTGATCAATTACTAACTAAGCAATCTAAAATTAAGACCAAATTTTAACCATTATATTAtgagatctagtggttgatataatgtcaactagattatattttatatttaaaaaattattaaataaaattaaaaggtattaatgtcaattctctcttataaaaattatcccaaaattttaaatttacgtaactcactcgatttaaattatttttttcgcaaaaaatatatcaatttaaaggtaattttataaggattctaacgagatctcaattgcatatgttccaacGACGTTCGAATGAtggaatttgatgatttttatttcagttttcgtatatgttgataatcagattttatcaataaatacatcaaaaaatctcaatataatgtatgtaaaatctcaatataatgtatgtaaaacctcaacataatgcatgtaaaaatctcaatataatacatgtaaaatCTTAacatgcatgtaaaatctcaataaaactgtgttgatattttcgtgtacttgtattgaaatactcatgtcattttgttgatatttgtaatacactatgttgatataaaaaaatacaaaaattatgatattataatagaatgacgatcttaccattttgttgatattttgtctactatttattgaaatatgtaAGATTTattctcatccactcattttgaaatctaatggtggagatttggtcttaattttggatCATATGCTATAAGTAATAGAAGATGACCCCTCGCATATATTTTATCCTTTCATTTTTAGTGAAATACTCTattttttagctaaaaagagaaatgactcaagtaacttgggacatcccaaaatagaatacgactcaagtaacttgggacggagggagtatgtgttGATGTCTCAGCCAGTTTAATATATGTGGATTAAACaccattttaaattaattagacatagtcGTTTTTCTTAATGTCGTATAGTCCACGTGTTTTAAACCAACTGCTACATCAATTCACCGGAAAAGAAAAGGATTTGATCATTACAAAAATCTCAAACTTAGTAACTTatttttctgattttgcaaaagtgtgggacggaccaaaacttgacaaattttcatgattttatttGACAATTTTTGTAATGTAAAATATGTGGAGCAAACActggaaaaacaaaaaaaatactatgttATACTACTATCctttaaataaaataacaatttttaaaatatcacatATTTTAATGCGTAACTAAAgcataaaaagagaaaaaaagctAGTAAAAGTGGTAGtacacattattagtagtgttttaATTACCGacaaaaaaattacatgattttaagaaatggattaacatcaaaataattactattatttttaaagGACAAAGATGGTAGTAATACAGATTTCTAGGACAAGAGAAAATAATTGGTGGGCCTTTATGGGGCACCTCTAATGGGTCATTTATTTATTAGCCATTTTATGGTTAACCCATTTCCTATTCTAATCTGAACACTAGTTATGCACACCCTTTTGGGCTGGAAGTTGGGCCGAATGTGTTTAATTCTTTCTAGtgtttgtatttaattttttgatttaattatcATATTCTCCAACGTTTCACTTcatattacaaatttacaacccAAACTTGTTTTGTTTTACTAACGTCGACGTCATTTCTAATTTCTAACCTTGCTAATcagtttatttataatatattaataaatttataaggtAAAACCATCACAAAATTTGATATCATATCGACTCAATTTATTTCTCCAAAAATGAATTGAAGCAGCCGAATATAACTAGAAATCATCAATTTTACAAACCAAATTATGTGAGCATTAGGTATAAAAATAGGGCAGTATCTACTCCTTTTTTAGTATAAAATCTTTATAAGTAAAAGATATTGACAATACATGATTGGAGGCCATATGTTAGTTTAATTTTTTCCATCCAACATTGCATTTAGAATGATAGGTTCTTCACCTATCAAGCTGAGCACCACGGATTGAACGAACCAATagaagaacaagataaaccctTGTTGAGGTGCTAGGCGACCGCCAGAACGGAAATCGATCTTCAAACCTAGTGGGGATAGATCTCCTTCTTTGGGGTGTGCATGGGCTGCGGGCTGGGGTTCGTCATCCTCTTTGATGTGTGTGTGGGCTTATTGATGATGGACGATCATGAATTGGCCTATCGTTGTGATCGTCGGATGACAATGGGACCTCGACGGGCTGAAGGTGAGGGCCCTATCATAGAACCCTATATTATTTCAAAGTAAGCAACCGAGCAACAATTGTTGCTTAGAATATATGAACTACAAAAGAATACGAgggaaaaaatagaataatagggTGACTATTTAAAGATCTACACAACTAATTGTCTAACTTCTTAACGTCTTCTTTTATTCCTCATTGCTGAACTCCTTCCATCGCTTTTATTCGGATTTTTTCCGGCATTTGTAACGAAatctttttatattattttaatcgGACAAGACATTGAAGAATGGTTAGAAATTGAAAGCTTAAGATAAATTGGAGAAGAAACCTGTGAATGTCTGTTTCATGTCTgctttttcaaatttaaatacgCGCATATTAATTATCTTTACCTAttagtttaatttaatatttttatatcaaTAGATTAGGTTAGgtaaccaaaaaaataaaaattctaacCAGCTTCATTTAAATAAGAATTGTTCGAAGTAGTATGAAATAGAAGGTCCtattacaacaaaaataaatgataaaaagaATAATGTGTTTTGCCTACATTATTTTTACACTAAACCTGTATAGCTAGAAATTTTGCAGATTATAAATTATACTTATGACTATTCCATATTTAGTAAGACtgaacagaatttaattaaattttttgatttaaatgaatattatttcttctaaatttttttttgaatcaGTTGTAGTATCTGCTGGCGGGAATATCTATTACTCTGCTCTCAATGTTCAACCGCTCACTTCACAAAACTTCATCTTTCGCAGCTCAATTTCTCTCCCTATTACCATTCTGCCGGAAAAGCCATTGAATTCAATCCTTGTATTACGTGGATTAATCGGAAACCAATCTTTAATTGATCACTTCATCAACAACTGCTGCCATCTGGGTTCCCCTGATTTAGCTCTCCAGCCCTTCAGAATCATCCAAAAACCGAGCCTTTACCTGCAGAATTTACTCATCCGGAGCTTATGCGACAATGGCTTGTTTGAAGATGTGATTTTAGTGTACAAGAAATGTAGAAATTCTGGATCTTCCTCGGATAAATACACTTTCCCTTTTGTGATCAAATCATGCGCTGCTCTGCGCGATGTTTGGTTCGGTAGTTTGATGCATTCCGTTACTTTGAAAAATGGATTTGGGGTCAATCTGTTTGTGCAAACCGCGCTTCTTGATTTCTACTTCAAAATTGGGGAAATTCGGGATGCTCGTAAGGTGGTTGATGAAATTCCTCAACCAGACTTGATTATTTGGAATGCGATGATTTCTGGGTATTCTGTTAATGGCTTTGATTATGAAGTGATTAGGGTTTTCAGGGACATGATTATTGCCGGTGTGAAGCCGAATGCTAGCACGTTCGCAACTGTTTTTCCAGTCTGCTCACGAGTTGGAGCTGATCGTGTTGGTGTCAGCCTTCATGGATTGGCCTACAAACTTGGCTGCATAGAGGAGGAATCTTTACTACCTGCTTTAATCTCAATGTATGCTAATTGTGGGGATTTGTTGGCTTCTAGAGATATTTTTGATGCTTCAACAAGAAAAGATGATTAGGAGTGAAGtcaagtactatttttgggatgGTCCTTACCTCTGGAGAATGGGTTCAGATCAGGTGATCAGAAGGTGTATTTCGGAATGAGAACAGAGGGACGTGCTGGACCATTGTCATGCATTGGCATGCGGTGGGCATTTTGGCCCAAGAAAAACTCCTAGGAAGGTTCTAGACAGCGGTTTTTACTGGCCCACATTGAATAGAGACTCATATGAGTATTGTCAGAGTTGTGGTCGATGCGAGCAGACCGGGGGAATCTCCTCTCGCGACGAAATGCCCCAGGTCCCAATAATCATCTGTTAAGTGTTTGATGTTTGGGgcatggacttcatgggtccattcccGTCTTCATACGGAATTCTTATATACTGGTGGCAGTAGATTACGTATCAAAATGGATAGAGGCGAAGGCGACTGCCACGTGTGAAGTAAAGGAGGTCACGAAGTTCCTAAAGGCCAATATTTTCAGTCGCTATGGAGTACCTAGGGCGGTTATTTCAGATCAGGGAACACATTTCTGCAGCCGAACCATGGAGGCcctgatgaagaaatacggagtacaTCATAGGTTGTCCACTCCGTATCATCCACAGAGTAACGGGCAGGAAGAGATCTCCAACCGGGAGATAAAAGGAATTCTGGAGATAACAGTTAACCCGTCGAGAAAAGACTAGAGCAAACGGTTGGATGATGCTCTCTGGGCCTACCGTACTGCGTTCAAGACCCGCATTGGAATGTCGCCTTACAGGCTCgtttttggcaagatgtgccatcttCTTTATATAGATTGGGacacgacgaaggacccgttggatatattgatccaagaaccccacgtataaggtttggcagcggactcccttgattgataatctggtttgatccacttccagagcttggaaaacctcgacccgttatgatcagccaagaacctcggtatgattgaacgccacaagaacttactcaaagtatcttgataagttctaaacaagtgaaaaactctacaaagagaattcaactcacaagacaaagtctattttcgtatttgatcaatggtgtctttaaatgacatgcttacaagcctatttataggctggaatggactcttgaaagtctcatatcattagtacaacttaagataattaaaatgactcataataaaagaaaagtaactcctaaacctttggtgtaactctaggacatctaaagtcacttatttaacatgaATGCAACTAAAAAAGACCCTTCATTTTGACTGCTCCAACTTGGATgaaaaatgcatcatgtatcatcaatttgggcctccaaaatgtgatatgtagtgactccaaacttcatgccttgggctgcccactaacttgaataatattcaccaattGGCCCAATGTAGAGTGGTCTTGGAATTGAGTTTTTATTTcagcaactaaaagcaacatggactcgtttatcttcttagctctagcgcTTGTAACTGGCCCTTTTTGAATGATCAATAGATCCAtattcttgtccttgtagatcagcttgggtgtgtctccatcattcccttcttcttcaagaggattcgtcctcgaatctaattcaccaacataaggagataaattagaaacattgaaagtagcacttaaATTAAAGTCATCAGGTAAGTctagtttgtaagcattatcattgacttttgcaatcacttggaatggtccatctcctcttggctgcaacttggactttcttttcgaaggaaatctctcctttctcatatgtgtaacatcccaaacttttgtgaccctttttattatgttattggaattttttggaattttgaaacgtttgatttaatgtgattaagtgctttgcgtgaaataaattgtcgtggtaattgtggaatgatgagctcgTGTTTTTTTATCGTTTTCCAATGTGGGGGaaagattaataggatcatgcattaatCATTTCTCGATTCAATTAATTGATACTTCCGGTCATTccgaaattattgaaatagtacttctctttgtggatttaattaattgttttgggactttattccaaattaaatccaaactaaTGGACcctaaattacactacatgaaattcgaactccatccctttttccttgggagtttcaaaaatctccaataggagattggattatttttcattcaatttaattggtgctttatggactctcttcttttgaatttaatccaattaaatcatgttatattttacttcttcacccaaaataaatagagagttgagATATTTCCTTGACTATTTGagcctagcaattttcggccctctccaataaaatttggagaatatttttatttgttcctaatttgtggaatccctcattattcaaataaattcctattctatttaattgggggtGTGAATAATTTTTCTACTACTTCCCTTCCATGTCACACGCCCCATACTACTATTTTCCTTGTGAGAATTTgaataattgttacctattttatgggagccttattccataaagaaattaccaaatttaaatcttattctatttaattggggatttaaataatttccttgtgcaaagcccttgaaattttcggcccccaccacaATTTTCCTACttagagatttaatttatttgtttccttgtatccattatttttatttcctaagttgtggaattaattctctccaagtaaataccaaataattccttattaatttttcagccataattttcgaaaatttggcTCTtcataattgtgggatttttattcattggcctatatatttaattcctcacaatttatttatttaattcattcatggacttaaacctagcaaataaataccaaataataaaaccctagcccccattcactCAAAAATTTCGCCACTTtcattctctccctctcccacacgttttttttcatcttctcccactttcccatctccaaaaatcctccatccaccattgttcttgcaaccattgaaagtatcttcaagagtttccgacggATCGCTTCATTCTAcgcttctaccgattcgttttgtcaaaggaaggtatattcacacacttttcctcctccttctcttttgaaccatgtcttgagtcctacatgcacgtagagagtgtaggtttgatagatcgcaagttttaacgggagggaaattgtgtgttcgtaagaacttatttgatttttacgttgttgattggaatcatgtgtattggatcgaaatatttgtgaataatatgagtttgtatgcaaatatgtgtatgaggaacgtgtaagcatgattatgtgttttcgagcatgaaaaatcagtggttgtgttgtggaagttttaaaaaccctatttccgaatttgaaccagaattctgtgatgctcgaccagtgacttatgatctgtattcgacccatcaaacgaacgaatttggctacgaaatttttactgagtaaacgtCAAGGTGTctcctgtgtctcgtgtgaatttcagcccgttctatcgaaaaatgaatttttaataaattttgaagttgactgcgcaaatctgccagaaacgtgagttctcgccatgaatgtttcgttttctgtttgactgaccaaatgacctccgatcgatgtgattcttgaactatatgaacatatgaagtgtcttctgtgttgtgttaaattttcagcctttttgggaaTCTTATGAATTTATGGGgaaattttcaaatgaactgcgcaatactgtcagaaattatatgttccgaccagagagttcaatatgtgatgtGACTGACTATacgacgtgatttcgatatgaatattttcatggatgaacttgaatgtgtcctctgtattgtggccaaaatttagcatcttttgaggtcgggtgattttatagtaatttttacaaaacggtcgcgcagttctgccagttttctgccttgttaaaataacacttattttcatgtttaaaagtattatatgatacatgtatgtccaaggaacgtgtttaaatgatgtgatcacgtgtgataaatcgaaatgtgttacgatgtgttctcccatctttgtgacgtatgttgggtcgggaatttgagaaaaacgacgagagaatcgataggacatgcatagtaatatgttgttgggggaaactaattgtgttgtctttgacaagggtgttgtgtactcgtgaactcgaggatcgagagttgctaagttgggttgtgaattgctaagagaacgaggtgggctttcttttcaaacctctttatttttccgaaaaatattatgtggagatacaagggtggtttaactgttatgtcatgccatggactgtttttgttatgagattgtgtgcctgatgcctatttcatatgagtttactccgttaggctatatggctgtattgtgaaacgaattcgggtccgagtagggccgtaaaccctatcgggctgtgtacactggtgggatcgtgagccgtccttgcaagtcggccgatctcgtgggcgaatagtgtggccacactttcgtcgcactgtgattgtgattgttggattgatgtgaaaagtggggagaatatttgactggccaatctatgaaacatttttgtgttctcgtgatattttctttactgcgtataaaactcgagatcactggtatggatgacataacttgataaatgttttcggcatgagcccattgagtacaacaagtactcagccctgcaatttcttttaaaaattttgcaggttgagcgagatgttgcggtggatgttgagctggctaaagaccctaggatacgttgtgtcgtcatacataggcgtgatccttgactctctttgaaccttatttatccgctgctatgttttaaattgtgtcttaagaccttaatctttatgtttttgtgtctgaacatgtatggtggtgatgagttttaaacaaGTTTTACGTTGCATTTTAAAAATggtattcttcgagatttaagtttaatgcttgttttacttaaatttttaattgatgtatttcttaagtctaacttttccgttgtcctttttaaaagtattctttttatcttatgtcctttcaaaaaaaaaaaaaaaccttaaaatctttaagttaggttgttttcctttctttaattcaattaagttgttcttttaaattgtaatccatgcatgtcggtcacgatcgccgcgtttgtggtaccccttgtatgggcggtcgtgacagagtggtatcagagctttgttctttcgctctggtccgagagtcttctttcactttaagtctaagttagtgaaccctcaTTGattagaagtgtcacgaaggctcaacatccaaagcatcacgctcaaccacggaaagtgaggtatgttttaagttgttgatgaaatgtgtgaacgatgtataaaatcgacgatatgatgaggatgttttgggcaaaagaatgcatgagcatgtaattacgtgatgatgtgaggttattttcatgttgaaattcgagaataaatgatatgatgacatacatatgttaaatgtgagcatgatgatttaaacgcgtgtattatgggtgaaaacaatatgagcatgaattgagaagatgatttaagcacgtgttgtatgtgcgAATATGATATTGGTatagtatgattatgtgggacatgagcaagattggtatgatgacttaagtatgtgctatgtgtgtgaaagtgttatgacgtaagcatgtgattaTGGGAAGATGgcgtgttttacatgaaagatggaaattaatgagttgttttgagaatgttgaaattttttttgagaaaagatgagtaatctaaaaatgttgtctcaaacatatatgtgaagtgcatgagtgttttggttggaatgcaaatgtgttatgagttttgcaatattaatgactagttgttctagtgggaaaaatatttatgttgtggaaagttgttggaactttttgaaaaaaaaaaaaatctttgaactttaaatgaaaatatgttagttctttcttttgagaaaattaattgatcaatggaaattgtTGTGtttattgttaaaaaaaaaatgagttttgcaaaaaaaaaaaaaaaaaaaaattacttcgtttggaaaattgagctgtggaagtgtgatgttatgtatgttatgaggtgtgaggtatgatgtgttattctatggaatgttttatacgaatgatgaaagtcGATGCGAAACTAcgatttagtttgagtcaacttttactttaaaagtgagatgtggaaaattttttttggaaagtgtgaaagtgtaaagaaattttgtttcaaaagttttgaatatgatgtgaagttcgaaagtgttttgctatgggatgtgaaaatgtggtttGTTTAccttgaggtatgaatgacgtaaattgaagtagacgatgatctatgagatgatgaattgtgttgtgaacttagggTACCTAAAATAAAatgcctagttgaccgcgcgaatcgtagctcaaagttgaaaacttaacaactgcttttccgagcaatgaaacgtacgagaatatgaaagtttaggcaaacgcttaagtcaaggtgcgagacaagaagaaccgatgctaagagatattttcatgcaacgtcgagcgatcatactcgcgatttaaattagtatagtttaatcttgcgtaagtggaagcacgatggagatgatctccataccctgctaaggagcacgaggatgataaccatgtcctacgaggatagtcattatgacaggcaaagaattttatgaagatatggattccaACTATCGTTATTAGCGGCAATGACaggaagaatctcagcgtggaatccacagttcttagagcgatgttaccagtttcggcttgcgaaagatgaacaaggaggtgcgactttaatagctggaacaaactattctaatcaacagttcttacttggattataagaagttatctttcgggacctttcaaatagccgtgagccattgtctatttaacaacttgtttcattcaccccttgcaagtgatgtatattgtttcttttcctccattgagtcataactcactttcagttcttggaaagtggtgttgccttcataactttggacacttggattgattgtagtcttctttgacctattatttatacggatcatattttgactttgtgagcctttgctattgaccTTCATTCCTAAGattgcttgcagttatgtccttcaatacgaTCACGTTTCGTAGACATGTTTTTCTGTGGGATATttctcttggaacttttgttcaacttttattttgtcaccatgtctgtgtcaagttctttcttacagagtgaaattctttttggttcagttcatgtatcctttccgtaatagaacctttctttctacaaaatgaagttaaggcctacattttgttccttgccttaacaaacttaatccacttgatttttgttttcaatagcccatttgactttgattgcctttcacaaacttatgaacccattgatgttattctatcaatccatattatgatttttgttgaaccatgatcagtaccgcctTGTGACAAATGCCTACATTTctaaatcctcatgcaactgatcatttcttttccctcaaccctttaagtcattatccattgatgtgtggaccttttaAATTTGGTCGAGCAACTGAATTgtcttttggtagcctactatgagagttgacattaatttgatttcatcccatattcatgacctatcttatgctctttcaagctccgaggggatgatcataaccaattgttacaattcaaaaatcggttcatatccaagttaagactgtttgactaaagtttgtgttaggagagttaggagtagtagctcgacttttacacgtcatgcctttggagaatgtagacataatcttggaaatggattggcttaccgagaacaaCGCAActattcactgtaaagagagacaaatttcttttcaagccccgggcgaaaagccgactatcttgtatgggatctccatgaaccgacgaacctccataatctccgcattgcaagcaactacgatgataaggaaaggacgtccggcgtatctggtgtacttgaatggggaggaaaagtaggatttgaaagtggaagacgtggcagtagtgcgATATTTTCCCGAGGTGTTTCCagaagctttgccaggaccgccacccaACAGACAGGTGGAGTttactattgatttggaaccagggtcggcgccagtatcgaaagcaccataccgaatggcccctaaggagttggccgagttgaaggttcagttgcaggaactgttagacttgggtttcattcgacccagtgtgtcaccatggggagcaccagttttgttcgttaagaagaaggatgggacgatgaggatgtgcatcgactatcgtgagcttaacaagatgaccttgaagaataagtacccactgtcaaggattgacgacttgtttgaccaacttcgaggagcgggcgtattctcgaaaatggatttgagatcagggtatcatcaactaaaggtccggcgagaggatgtgcctaagactgcttttcgcactcgttatggccattatgaattcgtcgtgatgccatttgggctgaccaacgccccagccgttttcatggacttgatgaaccgagttttccacgagta
This DNA window, taken from Salvia splendens isolate huo1 chromosome 18, SspV2, whole genome shotgun sequence, encodes the following:
- the LOC121776753 gene encoding pentatricopeptide repeat-containing protein At3g16610-like; the encoded protein is MGPRRAEVVVSAGGNIYYSALNVQPLTSQNFIFRSSISLPITILPEKPLNSILVLRGLIGNQSLIDHFINNCCHLGSPDLALQPFRIIQKPSLYLQNLLIRSLCDNGLFEDVILVYKKCRNSGSSSDKYTFPFVIKSCAALRDVWFGSLMHSVTLKNGFGVNLFVQTALLDFYFKIGEIRDARKVVDEIPQPDLIIWNAMISGYSVNGFDYEVIRVFRDMIIAGVKPNASTFATVFPVCSRVGADRVGVSLHGLAYKLGCIEEESLLPALISMYANCGDLLASRDIFDASTRKDD